The Gossypium arboreum isolate Shixiya-1 chromosome 4, ASM2569848v2, whole genome shotgun sequence DNA segment tcgagtgatttgagtaaagctttagtgaggatgttaaactctataatattttgatcaaaggtagccacttagatgaggggagacacctatgttttcgtgataaaatgctcaacttggaatgtttgaaattttgatgtacttttagttgaattttcaatgtatgaatacttatggattattttgagatattattgatagggattataaattgagaagaatttattttgattgtgagttgagaattttgcttcaggacaagcaaatgcttaagtgtgggggtatttgataaactataatttatacatatttttatcccatgattagcgcatttatggatggtttctccttagatttggtgaattcaatgctcctaatcctttaattttatgttttatacttaggtgagcataggagagtaaaaagagcgagaaacgggccgaaaatggagaaaatggacccacatgggaaatcaacacggcctgtacttcctcacacgagcatgtcacacggccgtgtccctttggcaggatcaaagcacgacttacacgggtatactacacGCCTGTGTCTATTCAACAGCCTGGATCacaggctggagtaatcgcagacgggcgtgtccttaccgagcccaagtataaccctattcgaaaaaggccaattttgagggctcttaggctaaagcctatttaaacacctgaggaggcacttaggagggggatgcagagtaggaagcaaggaattactcaagaaaagccgattgatccatctcagaagccggattcatcatcaagactgaagatctcccttcaagttccttcaggaattttaggttttcttatgttttcttatctttatgcttttgagatgttttcttttataattatgaactaaaccccctaaatacctaaggagaatgaaacctaagataggtcttgttattattatctgaattgtatgataaatatttggcttgttcttaattatgtattcttaattcttgttttaatattccaggatattgattcaagttaatgctcttatttagaggaggaatagaccctgtctaagagtaaaattatcataattaagcagagttgattgcgcgcctagagatagggtgacaagattttgttggattagggtgaaacctaataagggaatccatagattgagttaatacaattctagggtgttaattagaaagagatttcaattattcgacctagggttagacgttattagtctcgagagagataataatataacttagtggtttctacggatcaagtcaaatgaataaatcgcctgatttagagtcaaataacaagtgaagtctaggtggatttttccttaggtattgtcttaatcaatcgaattttcccaaaagtattttcccaaattttctttctgtgcattcttagtttagtaattagtttagataaccaaacctcttaattttcaggctagataataaaaatgaagtaaatactagtactcgtggttcctttgggttcgacaatctggtcttgctaaactatactactattcgataggtacacttgccttaatcgtgataataagttagtctcaagaacgattcattcataaatctttaaaacctgtcatgaatatcacgtatcaatagCCTTACAATCTCAGAGAAATTTAATTCAGCAAATCTATCCATtaaaaaatccatacgtaccgggataaagtgtgcagacttcgtAAACGATTGACAATTAGCCAGACGGCATATTTCTTTTTCGATGATAAAGGTAATCTtgttacaaagtccatggtaactttttcccatttccattctggtattgtAATTTGTTGcaataatcctgaaggtacttggtgttcagccttcacttgctgacatatcaaacacttcgatacaaattcagaaatatctcgtttcattcctggccaccagtacatctttttcagatcattatacatcttattactaccaggatgaatagacatgttgccattatgagcttcattcaaaatcttctgtactagttaTGAACTTTCCagtacacatactctgcctctaaataataaacaaccatcggTCTCGATTTGAAATTCTGAGTTAGGAGTCCATTCACTTTGTATCCActttgcttgcaacttactatcatttttctgagcttcagagatCTGTTGCAAAAACATCGGTCTGaattttaactcagctatgattgaaccatcatcaaataaagaGAACTGGGTTTTCAATGTCCATAAGGCAAATAAGGATTTTTGGCTCAAGgcatctgccactacattagctttccctggatggtaatcaataacgagATCATAATATTTCAATAATTCCAACCACCTACGTTATCTCAAATTCAGTTCTTTCtatgtcattaaatacttcagacttttttGATCCGTAAAGATGTGACATTGTTCACCAAGATAATgttgccatattttcaatgcaaaaacaatagctgctaattcaagatcatgtaccaAGTAATTTCTTTCATGCGGTTTTAGCTGCCTAGATGCACAAGCCACTattttaccatcttgcatcaatacacatcctaaaccattcaatgaggcatcactataaactctaaattccttacccgattcaagtTGGACTAATACAGACGCTTccatcaataaagctttcaatctatcaaaactctgctggcactTATCAGTCCACTCGAATTTCACTTCTTTTTACAACAACCGAGTTATcgaagaagctatcattgaaaaccctttggAAAATCTCTGATAATATcctgctagtcccagaaaacttctaacttctgaaacattcttcggtggcttccaactTACAATACCTGAAAGTTTGTTCAGATCCATCCGAATACCCTCTACAGATGCAACATGTCCAAGGAAACTAACTTCCTatagccagaattcacatttactaaatttagcatacaattatttCTCACGTagagtttgcaatacaattctcaaatactCAGCACGCTCATTCACATCCCGAgtgtaaaccaaaatatcatcaataaaaacaaacaaGAACCTGTCcaggtatggtctgaaaattttcttcattaaatttataaataccgtaggggtattagttaatccgaatggcatcaccaaaaactcatagtgcccatatctGGTTCTAAAAGCTGGCTTTAGCACGTTCGAGTCCTTTACCCGTAGCTGATAGTAACCAGATTGTAGATCAAGTTTCAAAAAAATAGTGgcaccttttaattgatcaaacaagtcatctatacGAGGCAACGAGTACTTATTCTTTACTGTGACTTTATTAAGTTGTCTGTAATCGATGCATAATCTCAATgatccatttttcttctttacaaataataccggTGCACTCCATAGTGAAAAGTTGGGTCAGGCAAACCCtttatcaatcaactcttgcaactgtaccttcaGCTCTTTCAATTCCGTAGTAACCATTCTATATGGTCCTATAGATATCAGCGTCGTCCCTGGCACAAGGTTTATAGAAAATTCCACCTCTCTAGCTGGTGGTAACTAGGTAGCTCTTCTGGAAATACTTCAGGAAACTTATAAACAATCGACACCGACTGGATTTTCAACTTTGATACTTTGGTATCTAATACAATATCAAGATAAGCCTCATACCCCTTTTTAATATATCTTtgtgctgatattgctgaaatcacattagacaaTCTATCCAGTTTTTCAGATTCAACCCAGAGTAACTTACCATTCTGACACTTCAATACAATGTATTTATGCTTACAATTTACCACTGACTCATGTtaggttaaccagtccattcctaatattacatcaaattcatcaaagggtaacaacatcaaattagccagaaatAATAACCCTctatcatcaatggacaatttttacaaatttttatccaccataacatgctgacccaaggggtttgaaactttaaccaaaaattcagtgaattcaacaatCATATCTTTAAGAGACACAAATTTTGTGCATATATGTGAGTGCATGGAgccaggatcaatcaaagaatAATATCAGTGTCAAAAAGAGAGAATgcaccagtgataacatctggtgccGAAGCATCTTCCCTTACACGTATTGCATATGTTCTTGCCAGAGCTCGAGCCTCGAATTTAGCTGTTGAATCTTTTGTACTACTACGACTACCACGGAAATTTTTGAAATACTGTGGTGGTCTACCCCTTGAGATAGGATTACTCGACTTCGGGGTCTGATCAATTTCTTTCTCAACTCTTTCCGGGCAATCCTtaagaaaatggtcaagagaaccacacttAAAGCAAGCCCCATTTCTCATTCGGCACTCTCTGAAATGCAATTTATTATAGACATTGCATCGTGGTTTGGGGTTTCCAACACTCCCAACACAGGTTGTTAAGGGAGATAAAGACCACGGGTTAGTGCGTTTAGAACTTCGTTCCTTTCCTGAATACTCCCTTGATGTAGCAAAATGCTCATGATAATTCTTGGATTTCTTTGAAGCATATGATTGCATCTTGTTCATAAATCTCTTACTCGTAACCCAAGCTTCTATTTCCGCTTGCCTCTTTTCTTTGTTTAATTCCTCGGCCTTGTGTGCTCGTTTAGCCAACACCACGAATTCTCTTAATTTTAGAATTCCAATTAAcagcttgatatcttcatttagccaTTCTTCAAATTGTTTGCACATTTCAACTTCAGTCTGAACCCATTTACTGGCATACTTGCTCAATCTAACAAATTCTCATTCATACTCGAACACTGTCATATTTCCCTGTTTGAGCTCTAGTAATTCCTTTTTTCCTGATCcaggaatctctgactaatatacttctttttaaactttgtttggaaaaattcccatgtaataTTTTCCCTTTGTACCACAAAAGATATGattttccaccaatagtaggctgtcTCTCAACAAAGATACTGCACATTTTAGACATTCAGTTGGAGTACATAATAACTCAACTAGAACCTGAATAGTGGTTTTTAGGCAGAACTCAGCCcgtagccctaaattcttcaaccccatgttttTGGATTTTATCTACTAGAGTCTTACCAATTCTAACAAGTCTAGCATACTGTGGCATTTCATCATGTTGTGAAGCAGGTAGGGGAGGTCATTGAATAACAGGGTTTGTTCTCAAATATTcactaaaccattcatccatcaattcAAAGAAGGTTGCTTTTGCCGCCTCACTTCCACCCTCAGATACAGGCCTTCTACTACCACTAGATGTAGCTCGTTGAACGGAAGCTTGAGCAGCGCTCTCAGCTTCCTCAGTTTTTactctagcttggttggaagacattactatatgaaaatacatttaaaagtggtcaggagatatcacactatcataatttatataatggcatgtatagctagacccatacTTGTTAAGTTaatccgagaatcggctaaactgtagctctgataccactaagtgtaacacccctaactcatatctaTCGTCGAAACAGGGTTTCAAAGTATCACcagaacattcagaacatttttaAATAATTCCTGTAAATTATTATTCATCTATCGAGATCATTCAaaatgtcccttaattggaccctcgaggcccaattctagcattagaatcaagttggAACTTAATCggaaactcataaaatttttcgtgacatttcaaaaattttccaaggtgcaaggcTCACACTCTCGTGTGAACTAGGGATACGCCCGTACGATCGAGCTGGGTACTACACACACCTGtgcccctaacccgtgtaactcattAACtttttaaggcatgaagaaattgaagtcacacggccaagccacacgcctgtgtgctaggccgtatggcaaattttattttcaaaatttaggtacaGTTTTCACACACCCATGTTCAAGACAGTGTCAACCACACGACTGAgacgcacgcccgtgtctctgcccgtgtgcccaattgtGAGCAgtctgtttctcatttttaagatgcaggtgACACACGGCTGGACTACATGCCCATAGAACaggccatgtgtctacccgtgtggacaaaataaagccatttcctaaccttatttgtcacccaaaacttaccTTTTTTCTGCACCAAAACTCACAAacatatatccaccaatccaatatcatattcacataagtTTAGCCATCAATCAAgtggtattatctcatgcatcaaaggatATAAACTTAGTCTTGTTATAAACTTATAATCTAACATAATTCAAACAAATTaacacataataagcacttatgtgattaccaaaatattaCTTCATAAATAGCCAAACTTCGACCACCACTAGTtactccaatggctagattacaaaacaacaattacaagccatcatggccaaataagcttatacatgccattatactaaaatgagatttctatttgtactaaaatgagatagtggatagtgtgatgattgctccgactgacttccaaccttcgcaagctttgagcactataaaatagggaaaattaaatagagtaagcattttatacttagtaagttcgtataacggaaaataaacttaccgatcatatttattaatacaagcatacataaatttacattccatcgattttgggtaagttacctaaacacatacatttatccaacaagttagtcacataatctcatatgaatatcaagtaaaTATAGATAAGTtcatcacattacaagcttccattaatATCAAGTTTCCATACTTCAAGAGTCATTTCCGTCAAACTATTGAACTTTCGATGGATGTTCAGGTAATATTcacatgtgcaaaagtacccattaTGGTACATAATAGAAAGGCACACTCTTGAGTCATACATTTTATAGTaaaattactagtccaggctaaatcctatctgtAGCATGTGCTCTAGAGGGCTTAAtatggattacctgtccgggctaaatccaatttacaatctaagctcaagagggcttacattagaattacccgtccgggctaaattctatctgcaacatatgTACTATTATTCTTAACCtatcgaaattcaacattcaaccaGAACATGATATTTTGTCCATATTACACAAATTAAGACTATgtcattatgtatatatcatctcacacatatcagcataatcatacaattcaattcaagtgtattaatatacatttttaagttacacaaacttaccttgaaaatggcTTGTATTTGAATTTCagctaatctgaaaccttttgcTTCCCTCGATCTAGTTCCGTGGTTGGTCTTTTTAGATCTATATGGGTAAAATTAACTAtcaatctatcacatttcatatacatttgcatcCTAATACATCCtaagcaaaattaccattttgcccctatctttttcaaaaattttgatttcgtccttaggcccagaaaatgaaattcatgaaatttaaccctctttccaagcctagccaaaattaatatattacacttacagcacatacatttcacaaatttcaaaattttccatgggttttaccactttttcattttagtccctaaatcaagttttcatcaaaaattgctttgtaaaagttgtttatctatgaataacctttcattttctaccataaatttctaattttcagcatattcatccatgacccaaatttcataccttgataacttttcaaataaatcccctaaatagaaagattagCCTATAtcaattccaaaaatataaaaattactaaaaacgggacttgatttcataccttattgagcttgaaaagttttcttcctttctgctagggtttccatagaaaaattggggaagatgatatgaaattagaggtttttttttcttttcagttaattatcatatattaattttattgatttccaatttagtccctaccattttctaatttttccatggatgagtcattaaaatatctactaactactctttaatggtctaattaccatataaggaccttaagttttgaattccatagctatttgatacctatagctactagaactcaacttttacattttatgccaTTTAGTCTTTTCCCTAATTGAACacacaatcggtaaaattttcgtaccaaatttttcatgtgaCCTTTCGATCATGataccaaccataaaataaaataaaataaaattttatttttagcttcgatttgtggtcccgaaactactatttcaaTCTCaccgaaaatgggttgttacaaaagCACAACTAGTACTCTCCGAAACTATAGTGAAGCATTTAGAGACTGAAACATCCAAAATATTCTGAAATTTTCTTCATAAAAcatttttaatagaaattgaaCAGATGCATAAAACtttataatgtagataaaactTGGAATAGACATGAGCACACATGGAATCCACGGATGTGGTACTCGTGTCCGTGGAAAAGGCCatagaggggctcgagctgagtcttccCCATTGGGCGGTATGCCAGATTTGGATACGAATGAGACACTGGGCTACTGCACATCGAGACTGGGTCTCGAGCTGCTCACTGGGACGACGACCGCCCTAGGCCATGCTGAGGATTTTGGAGAGGTTCGCTAGGCCCAATATTGGATCTGGGGGCCGAGGGTTGGTAAGTGAATGATTCCGGTCTATTGGAGCTGAGttaattaggggtgtcacaggagTCACCCTTAACGTGGCCTAGagaattatggatgatctggactgtaTCCCTGAGTAGAAATTAAAGGTTGCAGTTTCCTTACTTCGCGACGAAGCATACTAGTGGTGGTTAACGGTTAAGGAGGGCGCTCAGCCTGATCGCCTGACTTGGGAATTCATTAAGACTGTATTTCAGAGAAAGTATGTGGGGACTAGCTAGTAGATGCTAACCAGCGTGAGTTTCTAAATCTCACGCCAGGTGACCGATCTGTAGCTGAGTATGACGCTGAATTTCTGAGGTTGAGTCGCTACGCTCGAGGTATGGTGGCATATGAGTACGAAAGGTGTGTCCGGCTTGAGGATTGCTTAAGGGACAGTCTAAGGGTACTGATAGCTATGCAGAGGGAGCGCGAGTTTTCTATTTTGATGTCTAAGGGTCAAAGATGTTAAGCGAGCGGAGCACTAGAATAGAAATAGGGagaggtaagaacaagagggattcaaaGCCCTCGAGTTCTAtgtagaggcctaagaaaaaggctagatcTGATAAGCCAGTTAGAGTGGAGGCTCCTATTGCTTTAGCTAGGTTGCAGCCATGTGGTGATTGTGGTAGGCACCATCCaagcgagtgttggaggaggattggGGCCTGTTTGAGGTGTGGATCTTTAGAGCATCAGACGTAGACCTGCCCACAAGCAGTGCACTGCACGCAGCTCGGGTTACATCTGACCTCGGAGGCGCTTCAGCAACCACCTAGGGGTCGTGGTTAGGCTAAGGGTGGTAATGGTGTAGGCCGAGGGCAGaggcaccaggcagaggtgctggtcagatAGAGGCGAGGCAGCCTGCACTGGTTTATACTACACGACGCCAAGAGGATAGAGATACTCCTGATTTCATCACTGGTACGTTCTTTATTTTTGATGTACCATTCACTGCTTTGATAGATATAGGGTCTACTCACTCATATATAGCCAATTCTATTTCTGGAAACCTGGAGATTTC contains these protein-coding regions:
- the LOC108459296 gene encoding uncharacterized protein LOC108459296; translated protein: MSSNQARVKTEEAESAAQASVQRATSSGSRRPVSEGGSEAAKATFFELMDEWFSEYLRTNPTEVEMCKQFEEWLNEDIKLLIGILKLREFVVLAKRAHKAEELNKEKRQAEIEAWVTSKRFMNKMQSYASKKSKNYHEHFATSREYSGKERSSKRTNPWSLSPLTTCVGSVGNPKPRCNVYNKLHFRECRMRNGACFKCGSLDHFLKDCPERVEKEIDQTPKSSNPISRGRPPQYFKNFRGSRSSTKDSTAKFEARALARTYAIRVREDASAPDVITGAFSLFDTDIIL